Proteins from one Fragaria vesca subsp. vesca linkage group LG6, FraVesHawaii_1.0, whole genome shotgun sequence genomic window:
- the LOC101297468 gene encoding uncharacterized protein LOC101297468, giving the protein MDSILALHPFPNPFTPHRNPPSSIFTPNRRITIQSKSSRRPHNSVPIIHIPKAFVFPQPPATSEKEETPLLAVARQVVLALVCLGIGFAPFRAAAAAAPVAAVEEKKEVSYESEGYSAVTKRLLETAAVLVRSVEEGRDVKAVEEAWRAVRLKKEELQGEILEGVQVELRRLRRSKEGLVRQCDEIVEEVVEVRREIEKALRNSGKAKDAEEVKERVESMEERVRRLEEEYGEVWESVGEIEDEISRRETVALSYGVRELCFIERECEQLVQSFTRRMRRKKSVESVPKKSVTKLSKSDIQKDLENTQRRLLEETILPNVVEVDEVGPLFTSTEFAQNIKLGLEESRKLQRKAESQIRKKVKKFGEEKRYLVQTPEEEVVKGFPEVEMKWMFGKKEVVVPKAAGLRLYHGWKKWREEAKADLKRNLIEDVDFGKQYVAKRQELILLDRDRLVSKTWYNEEKNRWEMDPVAVPFAVSKKLVEGARIRHDWAAMYIALKGDDKEYYVDIKEFEMLFEEFGGFDGLYMKMLACGIPTAVHLMWIPLSELDFRQQILLTARLSHQCFNALWKTTVASYARDWVMQKFKNINDDIMMTIVFPIVELTLPYYVRIQLGMAWPEEIDQAVDSTWYLKWQSEAEMNYKSRKTDGLQWYIWFLMRTVAYGYVLFHVFGFLKREVPSFLGYGPIRTDPNREKLRRVKYYLNSRVRKVKQNKKAGVDPITRAFDDMKRVKNPPIPLKDFASIESMKEEINEVVAFLKNPKAFQEMGARAPRGVLIVGERGTGKTSLALAIAAQARVPVVNIKAQELEAGLWVGQSASNVRELFQTARELAPVIIFVEDFDLFAGVRGKFLHTKNQDHEAFINQLLVELDGFEKQDGVVLMATTGNLKQIDDALQRPGRMDRIFHLQRPTQAEREKILHMAAKETMDNELIDFVDWRKVAEKTALLRPIELKLVPASLEASAFRSKFLDTDELMSYCSWFATFSTIIPEGVRKTRVVKKLSKMLVNHLGLTLTKEDLQSVVDLMEPYGQINNGIELLNPPLEWTRETKFPHAVWAAGRGLIALLLPNFDVVDNIWLEPLSWQGIGCTKITKARNEGSVNGNSESRSYLEKKLVFCFGSHIAAQMLLPFGEENLLSSSELTQAQEIATRMVIQYGWGPDDSPAIYYHSNASTALSMGNNHEYDMAVKVEKIHDLAYFKAKEMLNQNRRVLEKIVEELLEFEILTAKDLGRIFEENGGVREKEPFFLSGAHDRETSSGNFLEGGDVSATMLLT; this is encoded by the exons ATGGACTCCATACTCGCACTTCATCCCTTCCCCAATCCGTTCACCCCTCACCGGAATCCTCCCTCCTCAATTTTCACGCCCAACCGCCGCATCACAATCCAATCCAAATCCTCCAGAAGACCTCACAATTCAGTCCCAATCATTCACATTCCCAAAGCATTCGTCTTTCCACAACCTCCGGCGACCTCAGAGAAGGAAGAAACGCCGCTTCTCGCGGTCGCGCGGCAGGTAGTGCTGGCCCTGGTCTGTCTTGGAATCGGCTTCGCTCCGTTTCGCGCTGCTGCGGCGGCGGCTCCGGTGGCGGCGGTGGAGGAGAAGAAGGAGGTGAGTTACGAGAGCGAGGGATACTCGGCGGTGACGAAGCGGCTGCTGGAGACGGCGGCGGTGCTGGTGAGGAGCGTGGAGGAGGGGAGGGATGTGAAGGCGGTGGAGGAGGCGTGGCGGGCGGTGAGGTTGAAGAAGGAGGAGTTGCAAGGGGAGATATTGGAAGGGGTGCAGGTGGAGCTGAGGAGGCTGAGGAGGAGTAAGGAGGGGCTGGTGCGGCAGTGCGATGAGATTGTGGAGGAGGTGGTGGAGGTGAGGAGGGAGATTGAGAAGGCGTTGCGAAACTCCGGTAAGGCGAAGGATGCGGAGGAGGTGAAGGAGAGGGTGGAGAGTATGGAGGAGAGGGTGAGGAGGTTGGAGGAGGAGTATGGTGAGGTGTGGGAGAGTGTGGGAGAGATTGAGGATGAGATTTCGAGGAGGGAGACAGTGGCGTTGAGCTATGGAGTCAGGGAGCTTTGTTTTATTGAGAGGGAATGTGAGCAGTTGGTGCAGAGTTTTACTCGCCGAATGAGGAGGAAGAAGAGTGTTGAAAG TGTGCCTAAAAAATCGGTTACCAAGCTTTCTAAATCTGATATACAGAAAGATTTGGAAAACACGCAAAGAAGACTTTTGGAGGAAACAATTCTGCCAAATGTTGTGGAAGTTGATGAGGTGGGACCTTTGTTTACTTCAACGGAGTTTGCTCAGAATATAAAACTAGGTCTTGAAGAGTCAAGGAAGCTGCAGAGAAAGGCTGAGTCTCAAATAAGGAAGAAAGTGAAAAAATTTGGTGAGGAAAAGCGGTATCTTGTACAAACACCTGAAGAGGAGGTGGTGAAGGGTTTTCCAGAAGTTGAGATGAAGTGGATGTTTGGAAAGAAGGAGGTTGTTGTCCCTAAAGCTGCTGGTCTCCGTTTGTATCACGGGTGGAAGAAGTGGCGTGAAGAAGCTAAGGCAGACCTGAAAAGAAATCTCATAGAAGACGTTGATTTTGGTAAACAGTATGTGGCCAAAAGACAG GAACTTATTCTTCTAGACCGAGATAGGCTGGTGTCAAAGACTTGGTACAATGAGGAAAAAAATAGGTGGGAGATGGACCCAGTTGCTGTTCCTTTTGCCGTCTCAAAGAAACTGGTTGAGGGTGCTCGTATTAGGCATGACTGGGCTGCCATGTACATTGCACTCAAGGGTGATGACAAGGAGTATTACGTTGACATTAAG GAATTTGAAATGCTTTTTGAAGAGTTTGGAGGGTTTGATGGGTTGTACATGAAAATGCTTGCCTGTGGTATTCCAACTGCTGTTCACCTGATGTGGATCCCTTTGTCTGAGTTGGATTTCCGTCAACAGATTCTCTTGACTGCAAGGCTGTCTCACCAATGTTTTAATGCGTTGTGGAAGACAACAGTAGCATCGTATGCAAGAGATTGGGTTATGCAGAAATTTAAAAATATAAACGACGACATAATGATGACAATAGTGTTTCCTATTGTGGAGCTTACGCTCCCCTACTAT GTAAGGATACAGTTGGGGATGGCATGGCCTGAGGAAATTGATCAAGCTGTTGACTCAACATGGTACTTGAAATGGCAATCTGAGGCAGAAATGAATTATAAATCCAGAAAAACGGATGGTCTCCAATGGTACATTTGGTTTCTCATGAGAACAGTTGCGTACGGATACGTCTTGTTTCATGTTTTTGGTTTTCTGAAGAGAGAAGTTCCAAGTTTTCTTGGTTATGGGCCAATACGCACAGATCCAAACAGGGAAAAGTTGAGGAGAGTG AAATACTATCTCAATTCCCGGGTAAGAAAAGTTAAACAGAACAAAAAGGCTGGCGTCGATCCTATAACACGTGCTTTTGACGATATGAAG AGGGTAAAGAACCCACCAATACCGTTGAAGGACTTTGCAAGTATTGAATCCATGAAAGAGGAAATCAATGAAGTTGTGGCATTTCTTAAAAATCCTAAAGCCTTTCAAGAAATGGGTGCCCGTGCACCTCGG GGAGTTCTAATTGTGGGTGAGAGGGGAACAGGAAAGACATCTCTAGCACTGGCTATAGCTGCTCAAGCTAGGGTGCCTGTTGTTAACATTAAAGCTCAAGAGTTGGAGGCTGGACTATGGGTTGGGCAAAGTGCATCTAATGTTAGAGAGCTGTTTCAAACAGCTAGAGAATTG GCACCTGTTATCATATTTGTGGAGGATTTTGACCTATTTGCTGGTGTTCGAGGTAAATTCCTTCACACTAAAAATCAGGATCATGAAGCTTTTATCAATCAACTGCTTGTCGAACTTGATGG GTTTGAGAAACAAGATGGGGTTGTATTGATGGCAACCACTGGAAATCTCAAACAAATTGATGATGCCTTACAGAGGCCTGGTCGCATGGATAGGATATTTCATCTTCAAAGGCCAACTCAAGCAGAAAGGGAGAAGATACTACACATGGCAGCAAAAGAAACAATGGATAATGAGCTCATTGATTTTGTAGACTGGAGAAAG GTTGCTGAAAAGACTGCTCTCTTAAGACCTATAGAACTAAAACTGGTACCTGCATCGTTGGAAGCTAGTGCCTTTAGGAGCAAGTTTCTTGATACAGATGAGCTTATGAGCTACTGTAGTTGGTTTGCG ACTTTCAGTACCATTATTCCAGAAGGGGTGCGGAAAACCAGAGTTGTGAAGAAGCTAAGCAAAATGCTGGTGAATCATCTGGGGTTAACATTGACTAAAGAAGACCTGCAGAGTGTGGTTGATCTAATGGAGCCATATGGTCAGATAAACAATGGAATAGAACTTCTAAACCCTCCTCTTGAG TGGACGAGGGAGACCAAGTTCCCTCATGCTGTCTGGGCTGCAGGTCGTGGTCTCATTGCCCTTCTGTTACCAAACTTTGATGTTGTAGACAATATATGGCTGGAGCCATTGTCTTGGCAG GGAATCGGATGTACAAAAATAACCAAGGCGAGAAATGAAGGTTCTGTGAATGGCAATTCTGAATCAAGATCATACCTTGAAAAGAAGCTCGTATTTTGTTTTGGTTCGCACATTGCAGCACAAATGCTACTCCCTTTTGGGGAAGAGAACTTGCTGTCTTCTTCAGAGTTAACACAAGCGCAAGAG ATTGCTACACGGATGGTTATTCAGTATGGGTGGGGACCTGATGATAGTCCTGCAATATATTATCACAGCAATGCG TCTACTGCTTTAAGCATGGGGAATAACCATGAGTATGATATGGCAGTTAAAGTTGAAAAG ATCCATGATTTAGCCTATTTTAAAGCTAAAGAAATGCTCAATCAAAATCGTCGAGTTCTTGAAAAGATAGTTGAGGAGTTGCTTGAGTTTGAAATCTTGACGGCAAAG GATCTAGGAAGAATTTTTGAAGAAAATGGTGGGGTTAGGGAAAAAGAGCCTTTCTTCCTTTCTGGAGCGCATGATAGAGAG ACATCGTCTGGCAACTTTCTTGAAGGTGGAGATGTATCAGCCACCATGCTTTTGACTTGA